The following proteins are co-located in the Fusobacteria bacterium ZRK30 genome:
- the treB gene encoding PTS trehalose transporter subunit IIBC: protein MAKISKDDVKKLIELVGGKDNVAALSHCVTRMRFVLKYEEKADIEGIEALKSVKGTFTSGGQFQVIIGPGVKDFYNNFVDQTGVASMDKDEAKKAAKQNMNVLERTISHLAEIFVPLLPAIIVGGLILGFRNVIGDIKLMNGGTQTLTEISQFWAGVHSFLWLIGEAIFHFLPVGVTWSVVKKMGGTPILGIVLGITLVSGQLMNAYAIGVVEPDVWNFGFATMEKVGYQAQVIPAILAGMSLALIENKVKKMVPDYLTLVIVPFVSLLGAVILAHAFIGPLGRLIGDGVALVAKAALTGPFAVVGSALFGFLYGPLVITGVHHTTNAVDLQLVQNLGGTMLWPLIALSNIAQGSAVLGIVIANKKDKLEKEVSVPAVISAYLGVTEPAMYGINLKYKYPMLCAMVGSAAAAIVAGMFGVMSNGIGVGGLPGILSIQPQYWAVYAVCILIAIVVPVILTMAVFKRKQLSLNKVAAVEAE, encoded by the coding sequence ATGGCTAAAATTTCAAAAGATGATGTAAAAAAACTTATTGAACTTGTTGGTGGAAAAGACAATGTTGCAGCTTTAAGTCACTGTGTTACAAGGATGAGGTTTGTTTTAAAATATGAGGAAAAGGCTGATATAGAGGGAATAGAAGCTTTAAAATCTGTAAAAGGAACTTTTACCAGTGGCGGTCAATTTCAAGTTATTATTGGACCAGGTGTGAAAGATTTTTATAATAATTTCGTAGATCAAACAGGGGTAGCATCTATGGATAAGGATGAAGCTAAAAAGGCGGCAAAACAAAATATGAATGTGCTGGAGAGAACAATCTCACACCTGGCAGAGATATTTGTACCGCTGTTACCGGCAATTATAGTTGGAGGTCTTATATTAGGGTTCAGAAATGTAATAGGTGATATTAAATTGATGAATGGTGGTACTCAGACACTTACAGAGATAAGTCAGTTCTGGGCCGGGGTACATTCTTTCTTGTGGCTTATAGGGGAAGCGATATTTCACTTCCTGCCGGTAGGTGTAACTTGGTCGGTAGTTAAAAAAATGGGAGGGACACCTATACTTGGTATAGTTTTGGGTATTACTCTGGTATCGGGTCAATTAATGAACGCCTATGCCATTGGGGTAGTAGAACCGGATGTGTGGAATTTTGGTTTTGCAACTATGGAAAAAGTGGGGTATCAGGCACAGGTGATTCCGGCAATATTAGCAGGTATGTCATTGGCGCTTATTGAAAATAAAGTAAAGAAAATGGTGCCGGATTATTTAACTTTAGTGATAGTTCCATTTGTATCTCTGTTGGGAGCAGTTATCTTGGCACATGCTTTTATTGGTCCTTTAGGGAGATTAATAGGTGATGGAGTGGCATTGGTAGCAAAAGCGGCATTGACTGGACCATTTGCAGTGGTGGGATCGGCATTGTTTGGATTCCTGTATGGTCCCCTTGTAATAACCGGTGTACATCATACTACTAATGCGGTGGATCTGCAATTGGTTCAAAATTTAGGAGGGACTATGTTATGGCCGTTAATAGCTCTATCAAATATAGCTCAAGGGTCGGCGGTATTAGGTATAGTGATAGCTAACAAAAAAGATAAGCTTGAAAAAGAAGTGTCTGTACCGGCTGTTATATCAGCATATTTAGGAGTAACGGAACCGGCAATGTATGGTATTAATTTAAAATATAAATATCCTATGTTATGTGCAATGGTTGGATCAGCGGCAGCTGCAATAGTTGCAGGGATGTTTGGTGTAATGTCCAACGGTATAGGGGTAGGGGGATTACCGGGAATTTTATCTATTCAGCCCCAGTATTGGGCAGTATATGCAGTTTGTATATTGATTGCTATTGTTGTGCCGGTTATACTTACTATGGCTGTATTTAAAAGGAAGCAATTAAGTTTGAATAAGGTGGCGGCAGTTGAGGCTGAGTAA
- the treC gene encoding alpha,alpha-phosphotrehalase: protein MREFAKGSVYQIYPKSFNDTTGSGQGDIRGIIEKLDYIKELGVEFIWLTPIYSSPMNDNGYDVADYTKINPEFGTMEDFEELVEESKERGLKVMLDMVFNHTSTDHEWFQRALAGEKKYQDYYIFKDSKDGEVPTNWVSKFGGTAWGYVEKLGKYYLHLFDKTQADLNWENPEVREEIYKITNFWLEKGVKGFRLDVINLISKPVLYMDDETGDGRRFYTDGPKIHRYLKELNEKTFGRYEDVVTVGEMSSTSIENCVKYSSIKEKELSMTFNFHHLKVDYRDGDKWSQIDFDFLKLKELFNTWQTEMDAGGGWNALFWCNHDQPRIVSRFGDDTEYHRESATMLGTAVHMMKGTPYIYQGEEFGMTNAKYRSIDMYRDVESLNYYKILKSEGKSEDEILKILGEKSRDNSRTPMQWDDGENGGFTDGTPWLFPCENYKKVNAKNALLDKTSIFYHYKELLRIRKEFPVVAYGNYEIIDMDNSQLYVYKRKYQGKEILVICNFYREEVEYDIDLDGYELLNSNYNGKSDRIRPYESRIYIK, encoded by the coding sequence ATGAGAGAGTTTGCAAAGGGATCGGTGTATCAGATCTATCCGAAAAGTTTTAATGATACTACTGGTTCTGGTCAGGGAGATATCAGAGGAATAATTGAAAAATTAGATTACATAAAGGAATTAGGGGTAGAATTTATATGGCTGACTCCGATATATTCATCTCCTATGAATGATAATGGTTATGATGTGGCTGATTATACTAAGATTAATCCAGAGTTTGGAACTATGGAAGATTTTGAAGAATTAGTGGAAGAATCGAAAGAACGTGGGTTGAAAGTCATGCTGGACATGGTGTTTAATCATACATCTACTGATCATGAGTGGTTCCAAAGGGCGTTGGCAGGAGAGAAAAAATATCAGGATTACTATATATTTAAAGACTCTAAAGATGGGGAAGTTCCTACTAACTGGGTATCTAAATTTGGAGGGACAGCGTGGGGGTATGTTGAAAAATTAGGTAAATATTATCTTCATCTATTTGATAAAACCCAGGCGGACCTCAATTGGGAAAACCCAGAGGTAAGGGAAGAGATATATAAAATAACTAATTTTTGGCTGGAAAAGGGAGTTAAGGGATTCAGGCTGGATGTAATAAATCTTATAAGTAAACCTGTTCTATATATGGATGATGAAACAGGAGACGGAAGACGGTTCTATACAGATGGTCCGAAAATACATAGATATCTGAAGGAATTAAATGAAAAAACCTTTGGAAGATATGAGGATGTTGTTACTGTAGGAGAGATGAGTAGTACCTCTATTGAAAACTGCGTCAAATACAGCAGTATAAAGGAAAAGGAATTGAGTATGACATTTAATTTCCATCATTTGAAGGTAGATTATAGGGATGGGGATAAGTGGAGTCAGATAGATTTTGATTTTTTAAAATTAAAAGAGTTATTCAATACTTGGCAGACAGAGATGGATGCAGGAGGAGGCTGGAATGCGTTGTTTTGGTGTAACCATGACCAGCCTAGAATAGTCAGCAGATTTGGAGATGATACAGAGTATCACAGGGAAAGTGCCACAATGCTTGGGACAGCTGTTCATATGATGAAGGGAACTCCGTATATATATCAAGGTGAAGAGTTTGGGATGACCAATGCAAAATATAGATCTATAGATATGTATAGAGATGTTGAATCCTTAAATTATTATAAAATATTAAAATCAGAAGGGAAATCGGAAGATGAAATATTAAAAATATTAGGAGAAAAATCCAGAGATAACTCCAGGACTCCTATGCAGTGGGATGATGGTGAAAATGGAGGGTTTACAGATGGAACTCCTTGGCTGTTCCCGTGTGAAAATTATAAAAAGGTAAATGCTAAAAATGCACTTTTAGACAAAACTTCTATATTTTATCACTATAAAGAACTGCTGAGAATCAGAAAAGAATTCCCGGTAGTAGCTTATGGAAATTATGAAATAATAGATATGGATAACTCTCAATTATATGTGTATAAAAGAAAATATCAAGGGAAAGAGATCCTGGTAATATGTAATTTTTACAGGGAAGAGGTTGAGTATGACATAGATTTAGATGGGTATGAACTTCTGAATAGTAATTATAATGGAAAAAGTGATAGAATCAGACCCTATGAATCCAGGATATATATTAAATAA
- the recA gene encoding recombinase RecA — MTKKKETVDKNKALELAMKQIKKEYGDGSIMKMGENAHMNVEVIPTGSINLDKALGLGGFPRGRVVEVYGAESSGKTTIALHAIAEAQKIGGIAAFIDAEHALDPKYAKALGVDVEELLISQPDYGEQALEIADMLVRSGAVDIVVVDSVAALVPKVEIDGEMSDQQMGLQARLMSKALRKLTANLNKSKTTMVFINQIREKIGGFGFGPQTTTTGGRALKFYSSVRLEVKRVGSVKQGDDILGNETKVKVTKNKIAPPFKEAAFQIMYGKGISRVGEILDLGIENDIVAKSGAWFSFGDIRLGQGRENVKARLEDDKDLLGQIEKEVNVILNPIEEKIVNESAEISEE, encoded by the coding sequence ATGACTAAGAAAAAAGAAACGGTAGATAAAAATAAAGCGCTGGAACTTGCGATGAAGCAGATAAAGAAAGAATATGGGGATGGATCTATAATGAAAATGGGGGAAAATGCCCATATGAATGTAGAGGTAATACCTACTGGAAGTATAAATTTAGATAAAGCGTTGGGACTTGGAGGATTTCCCAGGGGAAGAGTAGTAGAGGTTTATGGAGCTGAGAGTTCAGGTAAAACAACTATAGCTCTTCATGCTATAGCAGAAGCGCAGAAGATAGGTGGAATAGCTGCATTTATAGATGCAGAGCATGCATTGGATCCTAAATATGCCAAGGCACTGGGAGTAGATGTGGAAGAATTGTTGATATCCCAGCCGGATTACGGAGAACAAGCATTGGAAATTGCAGATATGTTAGTGAGATCAGGTGCTGTTGATATAGTGGTAGTTGACTCGGTGGCGGCATTGGTTCCTAAGGTGGAGATTGACGGAGAAATGAGTGACCAGCAGATGGGATTACAGGCAAGATTGATGTCTAAGGCGCTTAGAAAACTGACGGCTAACCTGAATAAATCAAAAACAACTATGGTATTCATCAACCAAATAAGGGAAAAAATTGGTGGATTTGGATTTGGACCTCAAACGACAACAACAGGTGGTAGAGCACTTAAATTCTATTCATCTGTAAGATTAGAAGTAAAAAGAGTCGGGTCTGTAAAACAAGGTGATGATATATTAGGGAATGAAACCAAGGTAAAGGTAACTAAAAATAAGATAGCTCCTCCATTCAAGGAAGCTGCTTTCCAGATAATGTATGGAAAGGGAATCTCCAGAGTAGGAGAGATATTGGATCTTGGAATTGAGAATGATATCGTGGCAAAATCAGGTGCATGGTTTAGTTTTGGTGATATCAGATTAGGTCAAGGTAGAGAAAATGTAAAAGCCAGATTAGAGGATGATAAGGATCTTTTAGGACAGATAGAAAAAGAAGTAAATGTGATTTTAAATCCAATAGAGGAAAAGATTGTAAATGAAAGTGCTGAAATTTCAGAAGAATAA
- a CDS encoding recombination regulator RecX yields the protein MKVLKFQKNKIYLENDEIIDINRDIKAKYGIKTDSEISADEYLNIIYDSALSKSYFLLSKRDYTVRDLQQKLRMKYERSAAVEGSLKKVVSKLSELGYLDDYSYAESYINSKKSLGRKRIEYELHLKGIDSSTIDSIYGEEEVNEKKMISDLFHKVKNKERDKQVAYFMRRGFKLGDILDVMKGLD from the coding sequence ATGAAAGTGCTGAAATTTCAGAAGAATAAAATATACCTTGAAAATGATGAAATTATAGATATAAACAGAGATATAAAGGCTAAGTATGGGATAAAAACTGACAGTGAGATCAGTGCAGATGAATATCTGAATATTATCTATGACTCAGCTCTTTCAAAATCATATTTTTTACTGTCTAAACGAGATTATACAGTGAGAGATCTTCAGCAGAAGCTTAGGATGAAATATGAGAGAAGTGCCGCAGTTGAAGGCAGTCTGAAAAAAGTGGTTTCTAAATTATCTGAGTTAGGTTACTTAGATGACTACAGTTATGCTGAGTCTTATATAAATTCAAAAAAAAGCTTGGGTAGAAAGAGGATAGAGTATGAACTTCATCTAAAGGGGATAGACTCCTCCACTATAGATAGTATCTATGGTGAGGAGGAAGTGAATGAAAAAAAGATGATATCGGACTTATTTCATAAGGTGAAAAATAAAGAAAGAGATAAACAGGTTGCCTATTTTATGAGGAGAGGTTTTAAATTAGGGGATATACTGGATGTGATGAAAGGGTTAGACTAA
- the rpsJ gene encoding 30S ribosomal protein S10: protein MASKLRIYLNAYDHKLLDQSAAKIADVAKKSGAEIAGPMPLPTKIKKHTVLRSVHVNKASREQFEMRVHRRMVEIKDATQKTISSLTAVNLPAGVGIEIKQV from the coding sequence ATGGCATCAAAGTTAAGAATCTATTTAAATGCTTATGATCATAAATTATTAGATCAATCAGCAGCAAAAATCGCAGACGTTGCTAAAAAATCTGGAGCGGAAATCGCTGGGCCAATGCCTTTACCAACAAAGATTAAGAAGCACACTGTATTAAGATCAGTTCACGTTAACAAAGCTTCAAGAGAACAATTCGAAATGAGAGTTCACAGAAGAATGGTTGAGATTAAAGACGCTACTCAAAAGACGATTTCATCTTTAACTGCAGTTAACTTACCAGCTGGTGTAGGTATTGAAATCAAACAAGTTTAA
- the rplC gene encoding 50S ribosomal protein L3, with translation MSGILGKKIGMTQIFEGGKAVPVTVIEAGPNYVLQKKTVEKEGYSAIQLGFGEKKEKNTTKPLMGIFNKAGVKSQRFVKELKVDSVEGYELGQELKVDVLEGTNFVDITGTSKGKGTAGVMKRHNFSGNRATHGVSRNHRLGGSIGQSSNPSKVFKGMKMMGRYGNAQVTVQNLELVKVDIENNLLLVKGAVPGPKNGYIVIKPAIKK, from the coding sequence ATGTCAGGAATTTTAGGTAAAAAAATCGGAATGACTCAAATTTTCGAAGGTGGAAAAGCTGTTCCAGTAACTGTAATCGAAGCAGGTCCTAACTATGTTTTACAAAAGAAAACTGTAGAAAAAGAAGGGTACTCTGCAATTCAATTAGGTTTCGGAGAAAAGAAAGAGAAGAACACTACTAAGCCACTTATGGGAATCTTCAACAAAGCTGGAGTTAAATCTCAAAGATTTGTTAAAGAGCTTAAAGTAGACTCAGTAGAAGGTTATGAATTAGGGCAAGAGTTAAAAGTAGACGTTTTAGAAGGAACTAACTTCGTAGACATCACAGGTACTTCAAAAGGTAAAGGTACTGCCGGTGTAATGAAGAGACATAACTTCAGCGGAAACAGAGCAACTCATGGTGTTTCAAGAAATCATAGACTTGGAGGATCAATTGGTCAATCTTCAAACCCTTCTAAAGTATTCAAAGGTATGAAAATGATGGGTAGATATGGTAATGCACAAGTAACTGTTCAAAACTTAGAATTAGTAAAAGTTGATATTGAAAACAACTTATTATTAGTAAAAGGTGCGGTTCCAGGACCAAAGAACGGATACATTGTAATAAAGCCAGCTATCAAAAAATAA
- the rplD gene encoding 50S ribosomal protein L4, which translates to MSVLNIYDVTGTQTGTVEVKDTVFAIEPNKTVLHEVLTAELAAARQGTASTKTRGMVRGGGRKPFRQKGTGRARQGTIRAPHMVGGGVTFGPSPRSFEKKVNKKVRSLALKSALSAKVANGDILVLDATFDAPKTKAIVSLTTALKATNKQLFVVNDLANKEDFNLYLSARNLENAVVLQPNELGVYWLLKQNQVIITKDALTTLEEVLG; encoded by the coding sequence ATGTCAGTTTTAAATATATATGATGTAACAGGAACTCAAACTGGTACTGTAGAAGTTAAAGATACAGTATTCGCTATTGAGCCTAATAAAACAGTTTTACACGAAGTGTTAACTGCTGAATTAGCTGCTGCAAGACAAGGGACTGCATCAACTAAGACAAGAGGAATGGTGAGAGGTGGAGGAAGAAAGCCTTTCAGACAAAAGGGAACAGGTAGAGCTAGACAAGGTACTATCAGAGCCCCTCATATGGTAGGTGGAGGAGTTACATTCGGTCCGTCACCAAGATCATTTGAAAAGAAAGTAAATAAGAAAGTAAGAAGCTTAGCTTTAAAATCAGCTTTATCAGCTAAAGTAGCTAACGGAGATATCTTAGTATTAGATGCAACATTTGATGCACCTAAGACAAAAGCAATCGTTTCGTTAACAACTGCTTTAAAAGCTACTAATAAGCAATTATTCGTAGTAAACGATTTAGCAAACAAAGAAGACTTCAACTTATATTTATCAGCTAGAAACCTAGAAAATGCAGTTGTATTACAACCAAATGAATTAGGTGTATACTGGTTATTAAAGCAAAACCAAGTAATCATTACTAAGGATGCTTTAACAACTCTTGAGGAGGTGCTAGGATAA
- the rplW gene encoding 50S ribosomal protein L23, producing MTAYDIIKKPIITEKSEILRREFNKFTFEVNKKANKIEIRKAIETIFNVKVTDVATSNIKSVSARHGQKMYMTAAKKKAVVTLAAGNAITYFETV from the coding sequence ATGACTGCTTACGATATCATCAAAAAGCCTATCATCACTGAAAAATCTGAAATTTTAAGAAGAGAATTCAATAAATTCACTTTTGAAGTAAATAAAAAGGCTAACAAAATTGAAATAAGAAAAGCTATCGAAACTATCTTTAATGTAAAGGTAACTGATGTAGCTACATCTAACATCAAATCAGTTTCAGCTAGACATGGACAAAAAATGTACATGACTGCTGCTAAGAAAAAAGCTGTTGTAACATTAGCTGCAGGAAATGCAATAACTTACTTCGAAACAGTTTAA
- the rplB gene encoding 50S ribosomal protein L2, translating to MAIRKMKAMTNGTRHMSYLVSEELDKNVRPEKSLTVPLNSAYGRDNYGHRTGRNRQKGHKRMYRIIDFKRNKLDIPAKVASIQYDPNRTANIALLHYVDGEKRYILAPKGLVAGDVVMAGANAEIKPGNALKLKDMPVGTQIHNVELQIAKGGQLVRSAGTSARLVAKEGTYCHIELPSGELRLIHKECMATIGEIGNAEHQLVSIGKAGRNRNMGRRPHVRGSAMNPCDHPHGGGEGRSPIGRKSPVTPWGKPTLGKKTRGKKASDKFIVRRKKKK from the coding sequence ATGGCAATCAGAAAGATGAAAGCTATGACTAACGGTACGAGACATATGTCTTACCTAGTTAGTGAAGAATTAGATAAAAATGTTAGACCTGAAAAATCTTTAACTGTACCTTTAAACTCAGCGTACGGTAGAGATAACTACGGTCACAGAACAGGTAGAAACAGACAAAAAGGTCACAAGAGAATGTATAGAATAATTGATTTCAAAAGAAATAAATTAGACATACCTGCAAAGGTAGCATCTATTCAATATGACCCAAACAGAACAGCAAACATCGCTTTATTACATTATGTAGATGGAGAAAAGAGATATATCTTAGCTCCTAAAGGATTAGTAGCTGGAGACGTTGTAATGGCAGGAGCTAACGCAGAAATCAAGCCAGGAAACGCACTTAAGTTAAAGGATATGCCAGTAGGAACGCAAATCCATAACGTTGAATTACAAATTGCTAAAGGTGGACAATTAGTAAGATCTGCAGGAACTTCAGCTAGATTAGTTGCTAAAGAAGGAACTTACTGTCATATCGAATTACCTTCTGGAGAATTAAGATTAATTCATAAAGAATGTATGGCAACTATTGGTGAGATTGGAAACGCTGAACATCAATTAGTTTCAATAGGTAAAGCAGGTAGAAACAGAAACATGGGAAGAAGACCACATGTAAGAGGATCAGCAATGAACCCTTGTGATCATCCACATGGTGGAGGAGAAGGTAGATCACCTATCGGTAGAAAATCACCTGTTACTCCTTGGGGAAAACCTACTTTAGGTAAGAAAACTAGAGGAAAGAAAGCATCTGATAAGTTCATCGTAAGAAGAAAGAAGAAAAAGTAA
- the rpsS gene encoding 30S ribosomal protein S19 — MARSLKKGPFCDHHLMKKVEAAVAADNMKAVIKTWSRRSTIFPNFIGLTFGVYNGKKHVPVHVTEYMVGHKLGEFSPTRTYYGHGVDKKKKKK, encoded by the coding sequence ATGGCAAGATCATTAAAAAAAGGACCTTTTTGTGATCATCACTTAATGAAGAAAGTTGAAGCAGCAGTAGCGGCGGATAACATGAAAGCGGTAATCAAAACTTGGTCAAGAAGATCAACTATATTTCCTAACTTCATTGGATTAACATTTGGAGTTTATAACGGTAAAAAGCATGTACCTGTTCACGTAACAGAGTATATGGTTGGACATAAGTTAGGAGAATTTTCACCTACTAGAACTTATTACGGTCATGGTGTAGATAAAAAGAAAAAGAAAAAATAA
- the rplV gene encoding 50S ribosomal protein L22, with the protein MEARAITRYVRLSPRKARLVADLIRGKSALEALDILEFANKKSAVTIKKTLSSAIANATNNHEMDEEKLVVSTIMINEGPVLKRIKPRAMGKADIIRKPTAHIVVAVSEK; encoded by the coding sequence GTGGAAGCTAGAGCAATAACTAGATATGTGAGATTATCTCCAAGAAAAGCAAGATTAGTAGCGGACTTAATAAGAGGAAAATCAGCTTTAGAAGCGTTAGATATCCTTGAATTCGCAAATAAGAAATCAGCAGTAACAATAAAGAAAACTTTATCATCAGCTATCGCTAACGCAACTAACAACCATGAAATGGATGAAGAAAAATTAGTTGTTTCTACAATAATGATCAATGAAGGACCAGTATTGAAGAGAATAAAGCCAAGAGCAATGGGTAAAGCAGACATAATCAGAAAACCTACAGCACACATCGTTGTAGCAGTATCAGAGAAGTAA
- the rpsC gene encoding 30S ribosomal protein S3 codes for MGQKVDPRGLRLGITRTWESAWYAGKKEYANYLHEDMEIRSFVKKAYYHAGISKVKIERTSPSQVVVLIFTAKAGIVIGRKGSEIESLKTKLVKMTGKKVIIKVQEVRNFNKDATLVAEGIATSIEKRVAYKRAMNQAIMRAEKAGAKGIKVMISGRLNGAEIARAEWNVAGKVPLHTLRADIDYATATARTTYGALGIKVWIFNGEVLPTKKEGGVK; via the coding sequence GTGGGACAAAAAGTAGATCCTAGAGGACTAAGACTTGGAATTACAAGAACTTGGGAATCAGCTTGGTATGCTGGAAAAAAAGAGTACGCAAATTACTTACACGAAGATATGGAAATCAGATCTTTCGTAAAGAAAGCTTACTACCATGCAGGAATTTCTAAAGTTAAAATAGAAAGAACTTCACCTTCACAGGTTGTAGTTTTAATATTCACAGCTAAAGCTGGAATTGTAATTGGAAGAAAAGGTTCTGAAATCGAATCATTAAAGACAAAATTAGTTAAGATGACTGGTAAAAAAGTTATCATTAAAGTACAAGAAGTAAGAAACTTCAACAAAGATGCAACTTTAGTAGCAGAGGGAATCGCAACTTCAATTGAGAAGAGGGTTGCTTATAAGAGAGCAATGAACCAAGCTATCATGAGAGCTGAAAAAGCTGGAGCAAAAGGAATCAAAGTAATGATTTCAGGAAGACTTAATGGAGCAGAAATCGCTAGAGCAGAGTGGAATGTAGCAGGAAAAGTACCTTTACATACTTTAAGAGCTGACATCGACTACGCAACAGCAACTGCTAGAACTACATATGGAGCTTTAGGAATCAAAGTATGGATTTTTAATGGTGAAGTGCTTCCAACTAAAAAGGAAGGAGGGGTTAAGTAA
- the rplP gene encoding 50S ribosomal protein L16 has protein sequence MLMPKRTKHRKSFRGRMKGTAQRGNTVAFGDWGLQALEPKWITNRQIESCRVAMNRTFKREGTVFIRIFPDKPITARPAGVRMGKGKGNVEGYVAVVKPGRIMFEVSGVSEELALAALRKATMKLPIACKIVKKDGGEK, from the coding sequence ATGTTAATGCCTAAAAGAACAAAACATAGAAAAAGTTTCAGAGGAAGAATGAAAGGTACTGCTCAAAGAGGAAATACTGTAGCATTCGGTGACTGGGGATTACAAGCTCTTGAGCCAAAATGGATCACAAACAGACAAATTGAATCTTGTAGAGTAGCTATGAACAGAACTTTCAAAAGAGAAGGAACTGTATTTATTAGAATATTCCCTGACAAGCCTATCACAGCAAGACCTGCTGGAGTTAGAATGGGTAAAGGTAAAGGTAACGTAGAAGGTTATGTTGCAGTAGTAAAGCCAGGAAGAATCATGTTTGAGGTTTCTGGAGTATCTGAGGAGCTTGCATTAGCAGCTTTAAGAAAAGCTACAATGAAATTACCAATCGCTTGTAAAATTGTAAAAAAAGATGGTGGTGAGAAATAA
- the rpmC gene encoding 50S ribosomal protein L29 has product MEAKEIRGIATEELVVKAKELKEELFNLKFQLSLGQLANTAKIREVRRNIARIKTILNERTA; this is encoded by the coding sequence ATGGAAGCTAAAGAAATCAGAGGAATTGCTACTGAGGAATTAGTAGTAAAAGCAAAAGAATTAAAAGAAGAATTATTTAACTTAAAGTTTCAACTTTCATTAGGTCAATTAGCGAACACTGCTAAGATAAGAGAAGTTAGAAGAAACATCGCTAGAATCAAAACTATTTTAAATGAGAGAACTGCTTAA
- the rpsQ gene encoding 30S ribosomal protein S17, with protein MRNERKVREGIVVSDKMDKTIVVMEETTKLHSLYKKRMKRTNKFKAHDENNIAKTGDKVRIMETKPLSKDKRWRLVEVIAKAK; from the coding sequence TTGAGAAACGAAAGAAAAGTTAGAGAAGGAATCGTTGTTTCGGACAAGATGGATAAAACTATCGTTGTTATGGAAGAAACTACGAAATTACACTCTTTATATAAAAAAAGAATGAAAAGAACTAACAAATTTAAGGCTCATGACGAAAACAACATCGCTAAAACTGGTGATAAAGTAAGAATCATGGAAACTAAGCCATTATCTAAAGATAAGAGATGGAGATTAGTTGAAGTAATAGCAAAAGCTAAGTAA
- the rplN gene encoding 50S ribosomal protein L14 → MVQQQTVLNVADNSGAKKIMVIRVLGGSVRRFGTIGDVVVASVKEANPGGNVKKGDVIRAVVVRTKKEIRRQDGSYIKFDDNAAVVINDKKEPRGTRIFGPVARELRAKDFMRIVSLAPEVL, encoded by the coding sequence ATGGTACAACAACAAACTGTCCTTAATGTTGCTGATAACTCAGGTGCTAAAAAAATAATGGTAATCAGAGTTTTAGGTGGATCTGTAAGAAGATTCGGAACTATCGGTGACGTAGTTGTAGCTTCAGTTAAAGAAGCGAATCCTGGCGGAAACGTTAAAAAGGGAGACGTAATCAGAGCTGTAGTAGTTAGAACTAAAAAGGAAATAAGAAGACAAGACGGATCATATATCAAATTTGATGACAACGCAGCAGTTGTAATCAATGACAAAAAAGAGCCAAGAGGAACAAGAATATTTGGACCTGTTGCTAGAGAATTAAGAGCAAAAGACTTTATGAGAATAGTTTCTTTAGCTCCTGAAGTATTATAA